From the genome of Brassica oleracea var. oleracea cultivar TO1000 chromosome C4, BOL, whole genome shotgun sequence:
CTGACTCTTCCCGTTACAGACAATCACCGCAATATACTCCTGAATCAAGCTGATTCATCATCAGTACACACTAAAAAATCCCTAAATCTCAACACAAAATCAAGCTTCAAAGACCTGATGTACAATTTTCATCTTTTGTGTATTAATTGTGCCACTTATATTTTGATACAAAAAGTGTATACATATTTTATAATAAATCAAAATAGGTCTAAAGAGAAAAATTAGATATCCATATTTTAAATTTACAACAACCATCAAGCAAAAATCTTTTGAAACGTTCAGCCAAAATCGGAAAGAAAATAACTAAACAATATTTTATAAAATTATATACAAACTCAAACAAAAAAAAAATTAACATAGTAGTACAAAGGAAAAATCAAACCACAAACCCCTTTCATCTGTATAATTTATTTCTCGCACTTTCCTATTATTTATATATCCAATATCTAATTTCATTTATGAAAGTTTTTGTAAATATCAAACATACATGAAGGCTATGTTTTTTTTAATGCTTTGGCGTAAATACAACCTAAGTCGAAGGAGATCATCGAGAAATGTTAATAAACTTTATAGCTACTTTACAAGATCAAATTGTATAGATTTTTGGAACAAAATTACGAAGTAATATTATCAAATAAAATTAGACAAGAGCTAAAATTGGGTCAGGAAAAGGTTGGTTAATATTTTTCCAAAGACAAAAAGGAAAAAAAAAGGAAAAAAAAAGAAAAAAAAAAGAAAAAGGAATATGTGATGGGCTATATAAGAACACTCATAGATGAAAGGTTACAATTACAAAGCAAATAACAAAGGAAACCCTAGCGGCGGAGATGACGAATAATCCTATAGCCCCACCACCTCCTGCGAAGAAAAGGAAGACGTCGTTGTCATCAATTCCAGATGATGTCATTGTGAACGTCTTAGCTCGGATCTCGATATCTCAGTACCGTTCCCTCTGCTTAGTCTCCAAAAACTTCTACTCTCTTCTATCTTCTCCAGATATCTACTTTGCTCGATCCCTAATCGGTATCACAGACGCTCGCCTCTACGTGTGCCTACGGCTACCCACTCCCTCCTCCAGTCATCGTCACAGATGGTTCAATCTCGGCTACCGTCAGGGTCAGTTAAGTTTAGTACCGGTAAGAACACTCTCTTCCTCACCCGACCGGTTAAACTCAACCTCTGTCGCCGTCCATTCCGAAATCTACCAGATAGGAGGAGGAAGCAACGAGGACAAGCGGACCAGAGCCGTTAGAGTTCTTGATTGTCGGAGTCGTACGTGGCGCCCTGCTCCCGACATGAAGGTGGCAAGGAAACACGCTAGGTCTTATTTTTTAGATGACAAGATATATGTAATAGGAGGATGCAAGGAAAATTGGGGTGAGGTTTTCGACCTAAAGACTCAGAATTGGAAGCCATTGCCTAAGCCTCCTAGTGATCATGATCACAAAGGTGTGGTTTATGGAGGAAGGCTATACGCTTTCACCATGAACAAGAACAAGAACTACGCATATGATCCGAAAGAAGAAAGATGGGTACAAGAGGCGGGGTTTGTGGGTCTAGGACGTATAACCGGACCTTTGTGCGTTATAGGAAATGAGATTTTTGCTGAACATGACCGTAAGTACACGTGGTATAACCCAACGAATGGAAAGCAGCAGGTAATAGATGGTTTGAATGATGTGTACAAGAAACGTGCTAATAATTACAGAACCATTCAATTAGTTAACCATGGTGGGAAACTGGTAATTCTATGGAATGAGACTCGCAGGAAACGCAAGCGTCTTTGGTGTGCGGTGGTTAGCTTGGAGGAGCGTTCGACTCCATTGGGAACTCGTATGCGGGGGAAGGTCGAACGATGCGATCTTCTTTTGGATTCAGCCCACAAGTCATATATGCTCTCAAGCTGCCTATCGGTTTTGCTCTGAAACTCATATGTTTACTATATTTCTAATAAGATGACTTTTTGTCTTTTCATCAAAACAGGAATCTTGCATCATATTCCCTTTGCATAAATTAAATCCAATGTAAATGTATGATCTCTGGAAACTAAAATGGGTTGATATTAATTATGCTGTCTGCTTTGTGTATTGTCTAGAGAAGGGGAGAGGGATAAAATCATCATCATGTGGGTATAGGTGGGTGTCTACTCTAANNNNNNNNNNNNNNNNNNNNNNNNNNNNNNNNNNNNNNNNNNNNNNNNNNNNNNNNNNNNNNNNNNNNNNNNNNNNNNNNNNNNNNNNNNNNNNNNNNNNNNNNNNNNNNNNNNNNNNNNNNNNNNNNNNNNNNNNNNNNNNNNNNNNNNNNNNNNNNNNNNNNNNNNNNNNNNNNNNNNNNNNNNNNNNNNNNNNNNNNNNNNNNNNNNNNNNNNNNNNNNNNNNNNNNNNNNNNNNNNNNNNNNNNNNNNNNNNNNNNNNNNNNNNNNNNNNNNNNNNNNNNNNNNNNNNNNNNNNNNNNNNNNNNNNNNNNNNNNNNNNNNNNNNNNNNNNNNNNNNNNNNNNNNNNNNNNNNNNNNNNNNNNNNNNNNNNNNNNNNNNNNNNNNNNNNAAAAAAAAAAACTCTGTTTTGTTGTTCGCAGTGATGTGTTGTTCTATACAGTATTGATAAATATTTCTTGTGTGTAACGTTTGTTCTCCGTGCCATTATTAGAGTAGTTGCATCCACTTTTACATCTTATCTTTTCTCCTTTGTTTGCCAAGTAGCATAACTGCATAAAGAGGCTTCTCAGATGTTAGAACAAAGATACCAAGGCTTAGAAATGTGGAGTGGATGATATTAAACGGTTTTCATGAGAGTCCACAACAAAACTCTCATTAACAGCAAGACAGTTCTTGTGGAGAAACATTAGTAGAACAAAATACTATTGTTATTTGGAGTGTTTTAAATGCAACAACACTAAACAAAGAACAAGGTTTTTCCTAATTAGCCAGATCATGTCGGAGTCGAGCAAGCAAAAGAAGTATTAAATAGTGAGGAATGACAGGGATAAGTACTGGAACAACAAACATAAGCAACAGAAAAATCGACCGTTGAAAGTGGGTGTTGAAGATGGTTGTTTCGTGACCATTTTCATGTACATAACAGAAGCACACACAAAGATCCTTGGAACCATACACGACGAACATGGATGAAGACTACTAGTCTAACCACTGCCGAGCGGTAAAGTCAGTAAATTACAGTTCTCAAATGGACAAGTCTAAAGAAGTCGCACAACTTGGATTCTGCCACTCTTTGATTCATACTCACGAGATGTTAAAAACTCTTTGTAGACAGAATTAATTATTATCCAGTAATATGTATATATAAACAAAAAGGAAAAGACTATTCATCATCCTTCTCCTTGTCAACTTTCTTCCCAATCCAATTAGCAACAATAGGAGTCAAAGCCACCGTGGGAGGAAACCTTATGGGAGAAGCAGCTTTATGCGCTGCGTAAGCCAAAGCAAAGGCTCCCACTTTCTCTCCCGTCTCATTCGTCGAGATCCCAACCTTTGAAAACAAAACAAGAGCTATAATTACTCAAATTCAAGAACAAGAAACACATAAAGTTTAGTATAAAAGAAGATAAAAGGAAAACCTTGAGAAGGAGAGCTTGAACATCAACACCAGAAGTGACGAGAGCGTAGCAGAGCGAGAAGGAAACGAGGGAAAGGGTGATGGATGTTGCTAGGTAAGCACCGCCGTACTTTGCAAGTAACTCCTTAGCTTCATCTGTTTTTGACTTCTTCTTCTTCTCCTCTCCATCACTTTCTTCGTCCTTTGAGCTCAATATCTGTATTGTTCATTTCAAAAATTGTAAACATATGATCATCCAAGAAGATTGAAGATAAGAAAGAGACCTTCCATAGACCAACTTCGAGTCCATATTTCTTGGTAACTTCCTCAGGAGAGGGCGGGGAAGTGTTCTTCTCCTCGGCTTTCTCTCGGACGGCTCTGCATCTGAATTTCTTCGTATTGGACTCCGACGAAGTTTGGATTGAAGAGAAGAAGAAGAATCGAGTTTTAGTGTCTCTGGTGTTCCACAAGGAAGACGGAGTCGACGAAGGGACTTGCAGAATCATCGCCATCGTTTAATTTGTTTTCAGCCACCAAAAAACTAAGAAGTCAATCGTTTCCTTTACCTCTCTTATTGTTTGTTCTTTCTGTACACACATATCTTAGCTTTTTATCTAATTATTTAATTTAAACAAAGTTAATTTTTTTTATTTATCAAGTTAATTAAAATTAGTGTTAATCATCTGGAATTTAGAAGATGCCTTGCAATACTGGGAGTACAGAAGAACAAAAAAATGAGGAGGTAAACGAATATCCACGTCCCTGGGATAAATTAAGCGGATGAGGTTGTTTTCGTTTTCAAACACTCAACACACGTACCACTAGAATGCAGGCCAAGTCGCCACACCATACATCGCACCAAACCCACAATATATACATTCTCTCTCTGTACTTTTTGTTTCAGATACATTTTCTATATATATATTATACACTTAAAGTATATTATAAGGGTAAATCTTTTAAATAACCTTTTATTTTATTTAAGATGACAAAGTATATTTGATTAAAAAGTTAAATAACAATTATAGTCTTATTAACAATTTTAATTAATTAATTATTAATTATAGAAAATAAATAAATACTTAAAATTTTGAAAATAATAAAATCAGAAATATTTTAACCCAACCCCCNNNNNNNNNNNNNNNNNNNNNNNNNNNNNNNNNNNNNNNNNNNNNNNNNNNNNNNNNNNNNNNNNNNNNNNNNNNNNNNNNNNNNNNNNNNNNNNNNNNNNNNNNNNNNNNNNNNNNNNNNNNNNNNNNNNNNNNNNNNNNNNNNNNNNNNNNNNNNNNNNNNNNNNNNNNNNNNNNNNNNNNNNNNNNNNNNNNNNNNNNNNNNNNNNNNNNNNNNNNNNNNNNNNNNNNNNNNNNNNNNNNNNNNNNNNNNNNNNNNNNNNNNNNNNNNNNNNNNNNNNNNNNNNNNNNNNNNNNNNNNNNNNNNNNNNNNNNNNNNNNNNNNNNNNNNNNNNNNNNNNNNNNNNNNNNNNNNNNNNNNNNNNNNNNNNNNNNNNNNNNNNNNNNNNNNNNNNNNNNNNNNNNNNNNNNNNNNNNNNNNNNNNNNNNNNNNNNNNNNNNNNNNNNNNNNNNNNNNNNNNNNNNNNNNNNNNNNNNNNNNNNNNNNNNNNNNNNNNNNNNNNNNNNNNNNNNNNNNNNNNNNNNNNNNNNNNNNNNNNNNNNNNNNNNNNNNNNNNNNNNNNNNNNNNNNNNNNNNNNNNNNNNNNNNNNNNNNNNNNNNNNNNNNNNNNNNNNNNNNNNNNNNNNNNNNNNNNNNNNNNNNNNNNNNNNNNNNNNNNNNNNNNNNNNNNNNNNNNNNNNNNNNNNNNNNNNNNNNNNNNNNNNNNNNNNNNNNNNNNNNNNNNNNNNNNNNNNNNNNNNNNNNNNNNNNNNNNNNNNNNNNNNNNNNNNNNNNNNNNNNNNNNNNNNNNNNNNNNNNNNNNNNNNNNNNNNNNNNNNNNNNNNNNNNNNNNNNNNNNNNNNNNNNNNNNNNNNNNNNNNNNNNNNNNNNNNNNNNNNNNNNNNNNNNNNNNNNNNNNNNNNNNNNNNNNNNNNNNNNNNNNNNNNNNNCCCAATACTAAACAATAATCACTATATCCTAAATCCAAATGATATATTTTTTTTGAAAATGATATCCAATATGTAGTATTTCTCATTTTTCTCCAGAATTCAATTTTTTTTCATAAATGTGTAAATAGACTTTTGAATATAAACTGTATGTATATATAGAAAAGTCTTCCTAAATATGTATATCATCTTCCTAAATTTTATTTATTTTCATATTTAAGAAAATATTACTTAATATATAACATCTCTCAAAATTTACGAAGATGATTTTAAATTTGTATAAAATCCTTATAAAATTAAATTTATGAAGGTATTCTGAAAAATTTACAAAAATGTTATACATATTTAAGAATATATTGTTGTTAAATATACATACAACTCAAATTCAGCAAAGTATTCATAAATATAAATTTATGAATATTTTTCTAAATATACATTGATACATTTATTTTTAAACACATTTATGAAAGCTTTCTTAAATTTTACGAAGATGTTATATATATAGCAAGATCTTTCTAAAGTTTACGAAGATATTATATATTCAGAATGATCTTTCTAAACTCAAATTCTAGAAGATATAATATACCTTCACGAAGGTTTTACTTAACTTAAATGTATGAAGAAATTGTTTTCTAACAACAAAATTTGAAGAAATAAACTTAATAAAAAAACTTAAAAATATTATTTCCGAGAAATTTGTTAAAAAAACGTTTCAAATATTTCCTTTTAAAAATAATATTTCTAATTTTTTAAATATTTTATTTAATTTTATATATCTATAGAATATGAGTAAAATTGTTATTTCTTCTTTAATGAAATTTATTTTGGACATATTAATTTATGTTTGCTACTTCGTGATAAATAATTTTTAGTACTCTCCTAGAATACTTTTCATAAACGTTGTGTTAAATAAGTTTATTGTTGGAATGTTAAAGTAAATTTAAAAAAAAACACATTTATTAAAAATTATAAGAGTTTTTGAAATAAAATATCTCACAGGAAAAAAATCATAATTTTTATTTTAATAAATAAGATTTTTATAACACCTTATTCATAATTTACTCTTACTATAAATAAAATATTATTGTATAAGACCATTTCTTTCTACCGTTCTATATCGCTGTGATGGAAGTGATCGTAACTACTCACAATTTAGCTACTAAAACTATCAGAACTTGAAACTCTAAACCATAAGAAAAGAACCTGTAGATATGATATTTTTATGCCAGTTTATATGTTGGGTTGGAATTTCTCTAATACACGTATATTAGTAAATTTTCATTTATTACAAAAAAAAAAGAAGAATATTGATAATGAAAGACTTGTGTATCCGTATTATGTTGTGTTTCACCTTTTTAGCATATTTATCTTAACAAAATAAAACTCCACAAAAGCACAAACAAAGAAAACCCAAAAATCATAAAAATAGTGTCTTGAAATTTTTCTCTCCTCTCTTTTTTCTTTCTCCACTCTGTCTTCATCTCCACGTATTCCTCATACTTTCCTTTACCTCTTCCCTGTTCACCACATCCATCTTTACGACTTCTCTTGCCTTCCAACAACCCTTGTAATATTACCACACTCTCCCTTCCTTTCAAACACTTTCCTTCTATGTCCTCTATTCCCAACCTCACCTCCCTCACGTGCACTTCCCCTCCCACTTCCTCGTCCACCTCTTTCCACGTCTCCGCCGATCCACACGACAGGACCATGGCTACCTCCGCCGCTCTCTTCCCCGTCACCACCGTCGAAAATCTAATCTCCAAATCTCCGGTCAACCAGTTCCGCTTCGCCGAAACTGCGTCCCTGCTCGATATATTCGCCGCGCGTTTCTTTACCGGGTCGATCAGTATCCAGTTAAGCTTCATGCTTTCTTCCATATCTCTCACCCACGCTTCGTAATCCCCACCCGGGTATCGTATCCGGGTTTCAACCGACTCTTTCGGGTCGATCAGATCGACCCGAAATGGAGTCGACAAAAACCATCCTCCTTTACCGCTCTCTGTTTCCATCTCTTGGACCTTGGAGTAGATTAGCTCTCCTCGATAATACAGGTCAACGGCTGAGATTAATCCAGTGGTGGGTGGATCGTCTTTTTCGGAAGGCCACGTGTGTTCACTGAACGGGTACGAGTCAGCGAAGAAGGAGCGGTACCCGGAAGGGAAGGAGGATATGGCTTTAACAACACGTGGATCGTTTACAGAAGGCCACGCGGCGGTGGAGAGTTCTTGCCAGAGCTTCTGTTCGGTGCAGAGGGTATGGATATAAGAGGATGTTGATGCGGTGGAGGTAAGCGTCGGACCGTCGAGTCGGGTCAAGATTTGGGTTTGGATGATGTCAGGATGAAGGGTTGAGAAGGAGTCACCGTTGCTATAATCGCCGTGCGCCATTTTGTTTTTTCTTTCTGTGTGAAAAGAGAATGTGCTAACGAGATGATTATGAAATCATAGAGATATATATAATTAATGAAGTAATGATATAAAGAGAATGGTTAAAGGAGGCGATGGTTCAGTCAACCGTCGCTCTTTTAGACTATTCTATTTCAAGATGCATGATTGATTATTCCTATTTTTTCTAAAGTTTCTGTAGATAAATAAATGTATATACACGCTCCATTTATGACAAATCTTTTCAAAACTTATCTTTTTTTCTTTTTTTTCTCGTCTTTATTATAATGGCAAAAGTCTTTATTATAATGGCAAAAGTCCAAGGAGGATTTTACAAGATTAAGGCCATCCAGGTCCATACATATTAAAACAAAACACAAAGAAGCCCAAAACGGCGCAGCCAGGAAAAGTCCAAAGGAAGAAGGTGACGAGGCTGACATCGTGTTGAACGAGAAGCGCAGGTCATGCGCGGAAGGGACACGTGCCAAGCGAAGGCGCCACCTTTCTTCACCGACTTGCACGTCATCATCAGAATTCAAATCGGCGTTTCACCGGACACACCGGAAACAGAAACCCGTTCAATGGAAACCGAAGAAGACGATGATGGGAAGTGAAAAGACTTTGATAACAACTCCTTAATCTTCAACACCGGACCTTCAACCACCAGAAACCTCAATCGACACCGCCGAGAGAAAATCCAGTAGCAGAACCACCGTCGTACCAAAGACTAAGCCAAACGGTCTCTGCTTAGAGAAAACGCTTCAACCACATGCGATCGAGCTTAAGAGTCTGATTCACGATCAGATCTGAGAACGAAGCTCTCTCGAATCAGGAAAAGCTCAAGCGGAGAGAGTAGACAAACCGGAAACTTCCGGATATAAAGCCGCCGTCAGCACCGGAAGATAAGGTGCGACGCAGAGACTAAAGCCGGCCGCCAAACGCCTGAAGGGAAAGCGTTGACGCCAGAATCAAAAGCCGGTAGACCACCGAAGGTGCGACGTCGGGAGAAAGATCCATAAGGGTGAAGTTACGCTGGATAACACTGGCCGGAGGTTTGGTCTCATCACTTTCCTCTGTGAAAAATGAATAAGAGAGAACCGAGAATAAGGAGAGAGAAAACCTCTGGAGCCACAACAACCCAACTTAGGTTGTGATCCTTTTCAAAACTTATCTTATTAGACAGATCACGTAATCTCTGCAACGAATTTCATATTTTCCACGTTAGTTTTATCATTGAGTTGACTTGTCAAGCTTTTTGGTATTGCTCGGATTTTGAAAACCAGGAGGACATTTTTTGTTCTTATGGTCAGTTAAAAGCTTTTTTTAGAACAAATAACTTTTTTTAATGGCCAGTCAGAAGTCAGAACCGGTGGTCTTAATTAGTGGCTCTTTCTTGAAAAAAAAAAGACATTTTCGCAATATGATTGTATTAGGGTGCATTAGTTTTGTTGTATGCTTATTCGTGGTGGTACTAATGTCCTGTATTAAAATTATAGTGGTTATAGTAGAATAACTAGCACATAAATTTTTTTATAAAAAAAAAAAAAAACTAGCACATAAATTTATAGTAATTACGGGGTAGGTATTATAGTAAAATAAGACAATTTTTTATATATTTATTTTTTCAGAATTTTTTAATAACAAGCAGTTAAAAACTGAAGAAGTTAAAAAGTAATTATTGTTACTTCCAATCACGCGCCTTGTACGCACCCCCAACCCACGACCCAAAAAGAGAAACCTAGAAACTCAGATCTTTTCGATCCGTCGGCGTTCTCCGTCGTGAGTCGCCGCTGCTAGGTCTATCCGCACAACAGAATCACATAACCTCTTCTACATAGTCCTCTCGCTTGTTCTCTGATGGATCCTTTCAATGGGAACTCGCAAGATCCTCCATCTCCGGTCATTGAACCTCAGCCAAAGTCATCTCGTGAAGCCGTTGAAGGCGAAGCCCTGCGTCAGACTCCTACCCCGGACCCTCGATGGCCGTATCTAGGACGCTGGTCAAGTCCAGCACCCATCATTCCTGTAACTCCATTGTCGTTGGTGAAAGAAACAGAATCCGATGCTCCTCCGGCTTCCGCCACTGATCCTCCTCCTGCTACTGAAACCATCGTCGTACCCCCTCTTCCTACTGAAACCACCGGTACTCACCCTGCTTCTGCAATCACCATCATTTCTCCTCAAACCACAGCCTTTCCTTCTCCTGCAATATTAGCTGCTACAAACACCAAGTCTCCTCCTCCTCCTCCTGGTTCTCTCATCCACGAGCTCAACGTAGTTGCCGAGGTAACAAAACCACCAGATGATTCGGCTAATGTGATTTCTCGAATGGAAGACAGTGAAGCTGAATCCGATAAAGACGGTGAAGCTGATTCCGATAAAGGTATCGCCTTTGTCCGTTCCATAGGTGCTTGGTCGAAGCCGCTTCACTTCACGCCCCCACATACTCCTTCGGAACCAGCCACTCCAAGGCTGACCATTTCTGAAGCGGTAAAAAGCCAAATCGATTCATTTTGGCCTTCTCTTGGTGAAACTTCCACAAATGGTCAGAAGCAAAAGAAGGGGAAGCTGTTTCCGGTTCAAGCAGCACCTCATCTGCCCGTAAGAAAATTTCCTCCTCCAACACTCAAGGAAGATGGAAGCCTTCGGTTTCCTTGGGCTGCCCGGATGAATCAATCCTCCAGAAACCTCTATCGTGCGGCGGTACCAACCTACCGACTGGATGGCACTCCTCAGGTGACTATTCCTTCTAAGGTTCTAAAGTTAGGACCGGAGAATAACGAGGAATACATAATTGGACAGTTCCATAGGTGCTCAAGCCCGCCTGGGGATCTTATTCATGCTGTCTTGAATAGGTTATGGGGACGGGAATGCAAGATTTCTTGCCGGAAATTAGGAGATTCATCGTTCTTGTTCCATATCCCTCATGAAAATACTCGTAAATGGGTTGTTCAACGGGGTGTGTGGCATATCGATGACTGTCTCCTTTTTGTGGCCCCTTGGAGTCCCGTAAATTCTTTAAANNNNNNNNNNNNNNNNNNNNNNNNNNNNNNNNNNNNNNNNNNNNNNNNNNNNNNNNNNNNNNNNNNNNNNNNNNNNNNNNNNNNNNNNNNNNNNNNNNNNNNNNNNNNNNNNNNNNNNNNNNNNNNNNNNNNNNNNNNNNNNNNNNNNNNNNNNNNNNNNNNNNNNNNNNNNNNNNNNNNNNNNNNNNNNNNNNNNNNNNNNNNNNNNNNNNNNNNNNNNNNNNNNNNNNNNNNNNNNNNNNNNNNNNNNNNNNNNNNNNNNNNNNNNNGGAGCACTTGGCCATAAGGAGAAGAGATGTCTTCTTCCTCCTAAACCACTAGAAGTTCAAACTGCAAAAGAAGCTCCGTCTGCCAATGAAGAGATCCCAATTGTGGACATAGCTAAGGTGTTGCATAACACTCCAAGTGCACTTATTGACCATCTCGAACCAGGATCGCAATCTCCCTCCTCCCGCCAATTACACGAGGCTCCAACTGAGTCTCATGACACTCCATCGCCCGAGGTTCTTGTTAGTTCACCCACACAGTTGCATGAGGTACATACTGCCCCTTGCTCAAAGAATGATATCATTTTGCCTATATTAGCAGCTGCAAATGCTGTGCCACATCAGTCACAGATTATGGAAGATGTTCCATCACAAATTATCACTTTGGAAAGCTCTGGCACTTCTAAAAGTGAGCAACATATTGGTGTCTACACTCCCCTCGCTCACAACCATCAACAATTTCATATTGAGCCGGAGATACCGGTTTCTTTTGAGAGAGGTGATAATGATGAGGTTGGAGAGACTTCTAGTTACTTAACTAGAGGAGGAAGATCAATAAAACCAACTCAAAAGATTCAAGACATGGGATGGACGAAGGTTGGTGGAAGAGGTAAAGGTCGCCGTGGCCGTGGCCGAGGAAGCCAAAACCATTGAACAATGTTTTTTAACTTTCTTGCTGCTTATGATTCTTAACTGAATCATTCATTATGGTTGTAATAACCCTCTTCTTGTTCCAAGTTTTGGATAATATTTATATAAAGATACCAGATACATATAATATGTTTGTTTTTATCTTATAAAATACGTCGTTGTCGTGATAGTTACGCATAGGCCTAGTTAAGCATAGTAGCATAATCAAGATTTACTCTAAATTTGATTAGTGTGAATTAGTATTTTCGTGTTAGTAATCAATCTTATTGAAAAATAACTATTATATGAAATAACACTATATTTACGTGGTACATTATGGATTGTGTCATTTTGTACCATTAACTTTTTTTTTTAGAATTTTATACATTACTTATATGTAATATTGTTAAATCAATTTCTAATTAATTAATTCAAAAGTTTCCATAATTCATAATATGTTTGCCTTTTTAATTTTGTAATAAACATATATTTTTCTAACAAAATATTATAAAATGTTTCACCACTATTTTATAAATTATTATTATATTATTATTATTTTAAAAGGAAAAACGAAAATATGCTAATATTATTGTATATTACATAGATAAAAATATATTATCAAGCTAAATGATAAATATAATTACATAAATTAATACGCTAATTATTATAAAATTAAACTAAGTATATTCATATTAAAATTATATATACATGCTCATAAATAAAATATGGGATTTTTGCAGAATTGAACTATAACTTAAAGTCAAACACAAAACTAACCTCATTTTTTTTTGAAAATTGGTTTTGCCCTATTCACCCCACAAGTTCATATAATTTACGAAAATGCCATCAATTTTTTTTTTCTTTTTTTTNNNNNNNNNNNNNNNNNNNNNNNNNNNNNNNNNNNNNNNNNNNNNNNAACCAATTTGAAGCTCTTAATGCTCCCAAAATCGATTTACCCTTCTTCTTTTTCCATTCTTGTGAACTAAACACAACATATCTCTCACTTTCTCTCCACAATGAGCTAAAAAAATCCAAGATTTTGATTCTAAATTTTTTATGGTTCATAGAGTCATAGAAGCTAACGATTCTGGGTGGGTTGCTTTGGTTTGTGATTATGTGTGCTTGGAGAAGCCTTATGTATGCTAAGGAACTTATCTCACCAATTTAAGGTATGACATCGAATTTTTTTCCAGATCTGTTCGTCAGACGACTTACTTATAGACAATAATGATGACTATTGTTATGAGTTGGAAGAAGGGTTAAAATGCTTCTTAAAATGTTGTATCAATATAAAGCTACCAACATTCTAGTTTATTAAGATGAGAAAAATGCCATTGGAGTTTATTATTGCATATGAGAGATCCAAAGATAAGAAAAAGGCTACTGAAGTGTATTATTTCATTGATTTGTAAATGTGTAAACACATTGTTAGCACATTTAATACATCTTGGAAAACATTATTACTGATTTTACAAAAAATTCACAACTAAAAGAGTAGACATGCAATTCACAAAACAGACCACAAACAAAACTATTATAGATCATTCCTCTACAAAGACAAGCTTGGATTCCACTTGAGTAGACAAGACCACACGACTTTTAAGAAGTCCAGATGACTTCTAAGAAGTCCAGACGACTTCCAGACGACTTCCAGACGACTAACAAGTAAGTCGTCTCAGAAGTCTTCCAGATCTG
Proteins encoded in this window:
- the LOC106337617 gene encoding uncharacterized protein LOC106337617, translated to MAMILQVPSSTPSSLWNTRDTKTRFFFFSSIQTSSESNTKKFRCRAVREKAEEKNTSPPSPEEVTKKYGLEVGLWKILSSKDEESDGEEKKKKSKTDEAKELLAKYGGAYLATSITLSLVSFSLCYALVTSGVDVQALLLKVGISTNETGEKVGAFALAYAAHKAASPIRFPPTVALTPIVANWIGKKVDKEKDDE
- the LOC106337450 gene encoding F-box protein At2g27310; protein product: MAHGDYSNGDSFSTLHPDIIQTQILTRLDGPTLTSTASTSSYIHTLCTEQKLWQELSTAAWPSVNDPRVVKAISSFPSGYRSFFADSYPFSEHTWPSEKDDPPTTGLISAVDLYYRGELIYSKVQEMETESGKGGWFLSTPFRVDLIDPKESVETRIRYPGGDYEAWVRDMEESMKLNWILIDPVKKRAANISSRDAVSAKRNWLTGDLEIRFSTVVTGKRAAEVAMVLSCGSAETWKEVDEEVGGEVHVREVRLGIEDIEGKCLKGRESVVILQGLLEGKRSRKDGCGEQGRGKGKYEEYVEMKTEWRKKKERREKFQDTIFMIFGFSLFVLLWSFILLR
- the LOC106339787 gene encoding putative F-box/kelch-repeat protein At4g35120 translates to MTNNPIAPPPPAKKRKTSLSSIPDDVIVNVLARISISQYRSLCLVSKNFYSLLSSPDIYFARSLIGITDARLYVCLRLPTPSSSHRHRWFNLGYRQGQLSLVPVRTLSSSPDRLNSTSVAVHSEIYQIGGGSNEDKRTRAVRVLDCRSRTWRPAPDMKVARKHARSYFLDDKIYVIGGCKENWGEVFDLKTQNWKPLPKPPSDHDHKGVVYGGRLYAFTMNKNKNYAYDPKEERWVQEAGFVGLGRITGPLCVIGNEIFAEHDRKYTWYNPTNGKQQVIDGLNDVYKKRANNYRTIQLVNHGGKLVILWNETRRKRKRLWCAVVSLEERSTPLGTRMRGKVERCDLLLDSAHKSYMLSSCLSVLL